One genomic segment of Chiloscyllium plagiosum isolate BGI_BamShark_2017 chromosome 10, ASM401019v2, whole genome shotgun sequence includes these proteins:
- the mrpl51 gene encoding 39S ribosomal protein L51, mitochondrial, producing the protein MAVSRRHWSAVASVLRWGWTALSGGCPSFTSQRPFTLGVPALIRMHAIPKPRAVDRWTEKRAMFGVFDNVGILGGFTVHPRALIRGPAWLRGFRGNELQRCLRKRRFVGERMFEADLHNLNKRIRYLYKRFNRYGKMR; encoded by the coding sequence ATGGCGGTGTCCAGGAGACATTGGTCTGCGGTGGCTTCGGTTCTCCGTTGGGGTTGGACGGCTCTGAGTGGGGGCTGCCCGTCCTTCACCTCCCAGAGGCCGTTTACCCTCGGCGTCCCGGCTTTAATCCGGATGCACGCGATCCCCAAGCCGAGAGCGGTGGACCGATGGACGGAGAAGAGGGCGATGTTTGGCGTGTTCGATAACGTGGGGATCCTGGGCGGCTTCACCGTGCACCCCCGCGCCCTGATCCGCGGCCCCGCCTGGCTCCGAGGCTTCAGGGGCAACGAGCTGCAGCGCTGCCTGAGAAAGAGACGCTTCGTGGGCGAGCGAATGTTCGAGGCAGACCTTCACAACCTCAACAAGAGAATCCGCTACCTCTACAAACGTTTCAATCGATACGGGAAAATGCGCTAG